A window of the Bacteroides thetaiotaomicron VPI-5482 genome harbors these coding sequences:
- the mobC gene encoding conjugal transfer protein MobC: MQNEDDLRGLAKVMDFMRAISILFVVINIYWFCYQSFRQWGINIGVVDKILLNFQRTAGLFSNILYTKLFSVVFLALSCLGTKGVKEEKITWNKIYVFLTIGFILFFLNWWLLVLPLPLAANTALYIFTMTAGYLSLLAAGVWISRLLKNNLLDDVFNLENESFAQETRLIENEYSVNLRSRFYYKKKWNDGWINVVAIFRACIVVGNPGSGKSFCVVNQFIKQQIEKGFAMYLYDYKFPDLSEIAYNHLLNHSDGYKVKPKFYIINFDDPRKSHRCNPINPAFMTDISDAYEASYTIMLNLNRSWITKQGDFFVESPIILLASIIWFLKIYQGGKYCTFPHAIEFLNKKYADTFTILTSYPELENYLSPFMDAWESNAQDQLQGQLASAKIPLSRMISPALYWVMTGDDFSLDINNPEEPKILVVGNNPDRQNIYSCALGLYNSRIVKLINKKHQLKCSVIIDELPTIYFRGLDNLIATARSNKVAVCLGFQDFSQLRRDYGDKESKVIENTVGNIFSGQVVSETAKTLSDRFGKVLQKRQSMTINRNDKSTSISTQMDSLIPPSKISNLTQGMFVGAVSDNFDERIEQKIFHAEIVVDNEQVKRETANYKKLPQIIDFRDEDGNDRMQEEIQANYNRVKQEVQQIVTDEMERIKNDPNLQHLIKTEE, from the coding sequence TGAACTTCCAGCGTACCGCCGGGCTGTTCTCCAATATCCTATATACCAAACTTTTTTCAGTGGTATTCCTTGCGCTTTCCTGTTTGGGTACAAAGGGAGTGAAAGAGGAAAAAATCACATGGAACAAGATTTATGTATTCCTGACAATCGGTTTTATCCTGTTCTTCCTGAACTGGTGGTTATTGGTTTTACCGTTGCCACTGGCGGCAAACACGGCATTGTATATCTTTACCATGACAGCCGGGTATCTTTCGTTATTGGCTGCCGGAGTGTGGATTTCCCGCCTGTTGAAAAATAACCTGCTGGATGATGTGTTTAATTTAGAAAATGAAAGTTTCGCACAGGAAACACGCCTGATAGAAAACGAATATTCCGTAAATCTTCGTTCTCGTTTCTACTATAAAAAGAAGTGGAACGATGGATGGATAAACGTTGTAGCAATTTTTCGTGCGTGCATCGTTGTTGGAAATCCGGGCAGTGGGAAGTCTTTTTGTGTCGTAAACCAATTTATCAAACAGCAAATAGAAAAGGGCTTCGCAATGTATCTGTATGACTACAAATTTCCCGACCTTTCGGAGATAGCCTACAATCATTTGCTTAACCATTCGGACGGGTACAAGGTGAAGCCCAAATTTTACATAATCAATTTTGATGACCCACGTAAGAGCCACCGATGTAACCCGATAAATCCGGCGTTTATGACGGACATATCGGACGCATACGAAGCCAGTTACACAATCATGTTAAATTTGAACCGCAGTTGGATAACCAAGCAAGGGGATTTCTTTGTGGAAAGTCCTATTATTTTACTTGCTTCTATAATATGGTTTTTGAAAATATATCAGGGTGGAAAGTATTGTACATTCCCGCACGCCATTGAATTTCTGAACAAGAAATATGCCGACACGTTTACAATTTTAACCAGTTATCCCGAACTGGAAAACTACCTTTCACCGTTCATGGACGCATGGGAATCCAATGCGCAAGACCAGCTTCAAGGGCAGCTTGCAAGTGCTAAAATCCCACTTTCAAGAATGATTTCACCTGCCCTGTATTGGGTAATGACAGGGGATGATTTTTCACTGGATATAAACAATCCGGAAGAACCTAAAATTTTGGTGGTAGGCAATAATCCCGACCGTCAAAATATCTATTCCTGTGCTTTGGGACTGTATAATTCCCGTATCGTGAAGCTGATAAACAAGAAGCACCAGCTAAAATGTTCCGTAATCATTGACGAGTTACCGACCATCTATTTTCGGGGACTGGATAACCTGATAGCAACGGCACGAAGCAACAAGGTAGCGGTCTGTTTGGGCTTTCAGGATTTCAGCCAGTTACGCCGGGATTATGGGGATAAGGAAAGCAAAGTTATCGAAAATACGGTAGGTAATATTTTTAGCGGTCAGGTGGTTTCTGAAACGGCAAAAACGCTTTCAGACCGTTTCGGAAAGGTCTTGCAGAAACGCCAAAGCATGACTATCAACCGGAATGATAAATCAACCTCAATCAGTACGCAGATGGATAGTTTGATACCGCCCAGTAAAATATCTAACTTAACGCAGGGTATGTTTGTGGGTGCGGTTAGTGACAACTTCGATGAACGCATCGAGCAAAAAATATTCCATGCGGAAATTGTGGTGGATAACGAGCAAGTGAAACGGGAAACTGCCAACTACAAGAAGCTGCCCCAAATTATAGATTTCAGGGACGAGGACGGGAACGACCGGATGCAGGAAGAAATACAGGCGAACTACAACCGGGTCAAGCAAGAAGTCCAGCAGATTGTCACGGACGAAATGGAACGGATTAAGAACGACCCCAATTTGCAGCACTTAATAAAAACAGAAGAATAG
- a CDS encoding DUF3945 domain-containing protein, with the protein MDVNTASQSTTDEQMMDILLVLDKEKKTISAVKGVDENGELQTVPPENNSELLKFDRHGDFFSNFFSNMMNQLKNPTRFNFFKIPKIELPKIEPIIRDNFNHPTPENEAGIERYRVTPETVKQEAKKEQQETQAQQPQQPAKEAGAMAQTPQQPDKSKYVIDPDKVDWEALKNFGLSKEQLEKAKALEPMLRGYKSPGAFTIAGNYNSAIMKLDARLSFRHDKDGNVVLAIHGIRQKPELERPFFGHEFSKEDKANLLETGNMGRIVNLKNYITGEMIPSFVSVDKVTNELVSMRASSVQIPDEIKGVKLNKEQKQALREGKGVFLENMISNRKNPFSATVQVNADKKSLEFIYPNAKQSQEQGQKQTQQNSLVTSDGVTIPKSISGIELSRQQQQDLVNDKTIFVAGLKDKRGVEYDAYIQVNHDKKKLGFYSDNPSFDRSAVKEITPASKNRTQVAVNSEGKTNEATKKVKEPLKKGQDKPTEKQKTKQDKKEKQEQTDKPKQSRGRKR; encoded by the coding sequence ATGGATGTAAACACAGCCAGCCAATCCACCACTGACGAACAGATGATGGATATTCTTCTTGTACTGGATAAGGAGAAAAAGACAATCAGCGCAGTAAAAGGCGTAGATGAAAACGGGGAACTCCAAACCGTACCGCCGGAGAACAACAGTGAACTTTTGAAATTCGACCGTCACGGTGATTTCTTTTCCAACTTCTTTTCCAACATGATGAACCAGTTGAAGAACCCGACCCGTTTTAACTTCTTCAAAATCCCAAAGATTGAACTTCCCAAAATCGAGCCGATAATCAGGGATAATTTCAATCATCCGACACCTGAAAACGAAGCGGGCATAGAGCGTTACCGGGTGACACCTGAAACCGTGAAGCAGGAAGCGAAGAAAGAACAACAGGAAACCCAAGCCCAACAACCACAGCAGCCAGCCAAAGAAGCGGGAGCAATGGCGCAAACACCGCAGCAACCCGACAAAAGCAAGTATGTGATTGACCCGGATAAAGTGGACTGGGAAGCCTTGAAGAATTTTGGTCTATCCAAAGAACAGCTTGAAAAGGCAAAGGCTTTAGAACCCATGTTAAGGGGCTACAAGTCGCCCGGAGCGTTTACCATCGCCGGAAACTATAATTCAGCCATTATGAAACTGGACGCACGTTTATCTTTCCGGCACGACAAAGACGGGAATGTAGTTTTGGCGATACACGGCATCCGACAAAAGCCGGAACTTGAACGCCCGTTTTTCGGACATGAATTTTCCAAAGAGGATAAAGCCAATCTTCTTGAAACGGGGAACATGGGACGGATAGTAAACCTGAAAAACTATATCACGGGAGAAATGATACCTTCTTTTGTCAGTGTGGATAAGGTAACGAATGAACTGGTTTCCATGCGTGCAAGCAGTGTTCAAATACCGGATGAAATAAAAGGTGTCAAACTGAACAAGGAACAGAAACAAGCCTTACGGGAGGGAAAAGGCGTATTCCTTGAAAACATGATTTCCAACCGTAAAAATCCCTTTTCCGCAACTGTTCAGGTCAATGCCGACAAGAAAAGTCTGGAATTTATCTATCCCAATGCCAAACAGTCACAGGAGCAAGGGCAGAAACAGACACAGCAGAACAGCCTTGTCACCAGTGACGGTGTAACCATTCCCAAAAGCATTTCAGGAATAGAGTTATCCCGCCAGCAACAGCAGGATTTAGTCAATGACAAAACCATCTTTGTTGCCGGACTGAAAGACAAGCGGGGGGTCGAATATGATGCTTATATTCAGGTGAACCATGATAAGAAGAAGTTAGGCTTTTACAGTGACAATCCCAGCTTTGACCGTTCCGCCGTGAAAGAAATTACCCCCGCCAGCAAGAACCGCACACAGGTAGCGGTCAATTCGGAAGGCAAGACCAACGAAGCCACCAAGAAAGTGAAAGAACCCTTGAAAAAGGGTCAGGACAAGCCCACTGAAAAGCAAAAAACCAAGCAGGATAAAAAGGAGAAGCAGGAGCAGACGGACAAACCCAAACAGAGCAGGGGACGCAAAAGATGA
- a CDS encoding type IA DNA topoisomerase, producing the protein MIAVIGEKPSVARDIARILGASEKQDGYLSGNGYLVTWAFGHLVGLAMPEAYGIQSFRRESLPIIPDSFQLTPRQVKAEKGYKADPGALKQLKVIKDVFDQSDKIIVATDAGREGELIFRYIYNYIGCNKPFVRLWISSLTDKSIREGLQNLKAGSLYDNLFLSAQARSEADYLIGINGTQALSVAAGQGIFSLGRVQSPTLAMICTRFLENKNFVPQKYWQLKLQAAKDNVSFAALSTDKCDKQQPAIDTLQRIKEAETVQVKTVERKEVNQEPPLLYDLTTLQKEANTKLNFSADKTLSIAQKLYEGKLISYPRTGSRYISQDVFEEIPERLVNLEQYTRFGGYAAGMKGKALNSRSVNDGKVTDHHALIVTENLPDKMEADEQAIYELIAGRMLEAFSEKCVKDVTSVTLECAGSLFTVKGSVIKSAGWRAVFGEKEDGEDNAALPAMQDGDSLPLSGIELLEKQTKPKPLHTESSLLSSMETAGKELENADLKASMKDTGIGTPATRAAIIETLFSRQYIVREKKNLVPTEKGLTVYNIIRDKKIADVEMTGMWENTLAKIESGEMNPDTFRKGIEVYARQITAELLDVQLSFVSGSGCICPKCKTGRILFYPKVAKCSNVDCSVTIFRNKSDKQLTDKQITELVTTGKTGLIKGFKSKNGKVFDASLAFDGQFNVTFVFPEKKGKPKK; encoded by the coding sequence ATGATTGCAGTAATCGGAGAAAAACCAAGCGTGGCAAGGGACATTGCCCGTATTTTAGGAGCGAGTGAAAAACAGGATGGCTATCTTTCAGGTAACGGGTATCTCGTTACCTGGGCGTTCGGCCATCTTGTCGGTTTGGCAATGCCGGAAGCATACGGCATACAGAGTTTCCGCCGGGAAAGTCTGCCTATTATCCCGGATAGTTTTCAACTTACACCCCGACAAGTGAAAGCGGAAAAAGGGTACAAGGCAGACCCCGGCGCATTGAAACAACTAAAAGTAATCAAAGACGTATTCGACCAGTCGGATAAGATAATTGTCGCTACCGATGCAGGGAGAGAGGGAGAACTCATATTTAGATATATTTACAATTACATTGGATGCAACAAGCCCTTTGTCCGTTTATGGATAAGCAGCCTTACCGACAAGTCAATCCGTGAGGGACTGCAAAACCTGAAAGCCGGTAGCCTGTATGATAACCTTTTCCTTTCGGCACAGGCACGCAGCGAAGCGGATTATTTAATTGGAATTAATGGTACACAGGCTTTAAGTGTGGCAGCCGGACAAGGCATTTTTTCTTTGGGACGGGTACAGTCGCCCACGTTGGCAATGATATGTACCCGCTTTTTGGAGAACAAGAACTTTGTCCCACAAAAGTATTGGCAACTGAAATTACAGGCGGCAAAAGACAATGTTTCCTTTGCTGCACTGTCCACAGACAAATGCGATAAGCAGCAGCCCGCCATCGACACGCTGCAAAGGATAAAGGAAGCGGAAACAGTACAGGTGAAAACCGTAGAGCGTAAGGAAGTGAACCAAGAACCGCCGTTGCTCTATGATTTAACCACGCTCCAAAAAGAAGCGAATACCAAACTGAACTTTTCCGCAGACAAAACCCTATCCATCGCACAAAAGTTATACGAGGGTAAACTAATCAGCTACCCCCGAACCGGAAGCCGTTATATCTCACAGGACGTGTTCGAGGAAATCCCGGAACGTCTTGTCAATTTGGAACAGTACACCCGTTTTGGCGGATATGCCGCCGGGATGAAAGGCAAAGCCTTAAATTCCCGTTCCGTGAACGATGGCAAGGTAACAGACCATCACGCCCTGATAGTGACTGAAAACCTGCCCGACAAGATGGAAGCGGACGAACAGGCAATCTACGAACTGATAGCCGGACGGATGTTGGAAGCCTTTTCTGAAAAATGCGTCAAAGACGTTACCAGTGTAACGCTGGAATGTGCAGGGTCGCTTTTCACGGTCAAAGGGTCTGTAATCAAGTCCGCCGGATGGCGTGCCGTATTCGGCGAGAAAGAGGACGGAGAAGATAACGCTGCTTTGCCAGCCATGCAGGACGGAGATAGTTTACCGCTTTCCGGCATTGAATTACTGGAGAAACAGACCAAGCCCAAGCCGTTACACACGGAAAGCAGTTTGCTTTCTTCGATGGAAACAGCAGGTAAGGAACTGGAAAACGCCGACCTGAAAGCCAGCATGAAAGATACGGGTATCGGCACGCCCGCAACACGGGCAGCCATCATCGAGACGCTGTTTTCCCGCCAGTATATCGTCCGGGAGAAAAAGAACCTTGTCCCTACCGAGAAAGGTCTTACCGTTTACAACATCATCCGGGACAAGAAGATAGCAGACGTTGAAATGACGGGAATGTGGGAAAATACGCTTGCCAAAATAGAAAGCGGGGAAATGAACCCCGACACGTTCCGCAAAGGCATCGAAGTGTATGCACGGCAAATCACGGCTGAACTTTTGGATGTTCAACTTTCTTTCGTTTCGGGCAGTGGTTGTATCTGCCCGAAATGCAAGACCGGGCGCATCCTTTTCTATCCGAAAGTCGCCAAATGTTCCAATGTGGATTGTTCCGTTACCATCTTCCGCAACAAGAGCGACAAGCAGCTAACGGACAAACAGATTACCGAACTGGTGACTACCGGGAAAACCGGGCTAATCAAAGGCTTTAAAAGCAAGAACGGCAAAGTCTTTGACGCTTCACTTGCCTTTGACGGGCAGTTTAATGTTACTTTCGTGTTCCCTGAAAAGAAAGGCAAACCGAAGAAATAA
- a CDS encoding dihydrofolate reductase family protein encodes MKHLKTCIAVSLDGFIARKDNDLDWMPENVKKEISAAYEQPGIFLAGVNTYNMIFKRWGGWPYKSKKTFVVSHYDTNVTKKENVTFLTDIPLRAINELKSSSETDIQVIGGGKFITSLIEASLLDEITLYIVPVMLGDGIKFIGKTFGSKWELTGHRVIDNQVVYLTYQYKGE; translated from the coding sequence ATGAAACATTTAAAAACTTGTATTGCTGTATCTCTCGATGGCTTCATTGCCCGAAAAGATAATGATTTGGACTGGATGCCGGAAAACGTTAAAAAGGAAATTTCGGCAGCTTATGAACAACCCGGTATATTTCTTGCCGGAGTGAATACCTATAACATGATTTTTAAACGTTGGGGCGGATGGCCGTACAAAAGTAAAAAGACTTTTGTAGTGTCCCACTACGACACCAATGTGACGAAAAAGGAGAATGTAACCTTTCTTACCGATATACCCTTACGGGCAATCAATGAACTTAAATCAAGTTCGGAAACCGATATTCAGGTCATTGGCGGCGGTAAGTTTATAACCTCGCTGATTGAAGCGTCCCTGCTGGATGAAATAACGCTGTATATCGTTCCGGTCATGCTTGGGGACGGTATCAAGTTTATAGGAAAGACTTTCGGGTCGAAGTGGGAACTGACCGGACACCGGGTGATAGACAATCAGGTCGTTTACCTGACCTACCAGTATAAAGGAGAATGA
- a CDS encoding helix-turn-helix domain-containing protein produces the protein MYIDKDDFTAWMERIMDRFDMQDKKIDRVIKGRNCLDGEELLDNQDLCLLLKVAPRTLTRYRKKGILPFLMLDGRCYYRATDVHKLIREKTD, from the coding sequence ATGTATATAGATAAAGACGATTTTACCGCATGGATGGAGCGTATCATGGATAGGTTCGATATGCAGGACAAGAAAATAGACCGGGTGATAAAAGGACGTAATTGTTTGGATGGTGAAGAACTGCTGGATAATCAGGATTTATGCTTGCTTCTGAAAGTAGCCCCTCGAACACTGACCCGTTATCGAAAAAAAGGAATACTCCCTTTCCTTATGTTGGATGGTAGATGTTATTACCGTGCCACGGACGTACACAAGTTAATCCGTGAAAAAACCGACTAA
- a CDS encoding helix-turn-helix domain-containing protein, whose translation MEIITFESKAYKDLDNKITAIADYIFNHTEAESTNEDEIWVDSYEVCTFLKISEKTLQRLRVAGTIAYSNIRGRYFYKISEVKRMLEERLIKSNKENIQDLITNHHLYVKERRNIRKDK comes from the coding sequence ATGGAGATAATAACATTCGAGTCAAAAGCCTACAAGGATTTAGACAACAAAATTACCGCTATCGCCGATTACATATTCAATCACACGGAAGCGGAAAGTACCAATGAAGATGAAATTTGGGTGGATAGTTACGAGGTCTGCACATTTTTGAAAATCAGTGAAAAGACACTGCAACGTTTGCGAGTGGCTGGAACTATTGCCTACTCCAATATTCGGGGGCGTTACTTCTACAAAATAAGCGAAGTAAAACGGATGCTGGAAGAACGACTGATAAAGAGCAATAAAGAGAATATTCAAGACCTGATAACCAACCACCACCTATATGTTAAGGAAAGAAGAAATATTAGAAAGGACAAGTAA
- a CDS encoding RteC domain-containing protein, protein MNSEIEYENFIKNIDLVIYDKIDIDNWNISIDLIFEVVEFLQKSLEELRTIIIEHPFESKEEEIYFFKYIKPEVLGRLLYFTDVYNAEMRKPNGSIEVVKKHYNDRLDELTSYFESNLDFYQYYRSKATHLDNHYFVRGHIDFKLCPNCTPYDRDPEFSTCYDHKAAQILANDMLSIYLNKRLHYVDKQIIIEESRAFLSEHPFRWTAPKIALVELGYSIYAACVLNNGKADIKEIMTYLEASFKVDLGDYYRTYITIKDRKKDRTSFLSNLIKCLLKKMDEDDNL, encoded by the coding sequence ATGAATAGCGAAATCGAATATGAGAATTTTATAAAGAACATAGACCTTGTAATCTATGATAAAATAGATATTGATAATTGGAATATTTCAATAGACTTAATATTTGAAGTAGTAGAGTTCCTACAAAAATCACTCGAAGAATTAAGAACGATTATTATTGAGCATCCGTTTGAAAGTAAAGAAGAGGAAATTTATTTTTTCAAATATATAAAACCGGAAGTCTTGGGACGATTATTATACTTCACAGATGTGTATAACGCTGAAATGAGAAAACCGAATGGTAGCATTGAGGTAGTAAAGAAGCACTACAATGACAGATTGGATGAACTGACCTCCTATTTTGAAAGTAATTTAGACTTCTATCAATATTACCGTTCCAAAGCGACACATTTAGATAATCATTATTTTGTAAGGGGGCATATTGATTTTAAACTATGCCCGAATTGTACCCCTTATGACCGTGACCCGGAATTTTCAACTTGCTACGACCACAAAGCAGCACAAATATTAGCAAATGATATGCTTAGCATTTATTTGAATAAAAGGCTACATTATGTAGATAAGCAAATAATCATTGAAGAAAGTCGAGCATTTCTTTCTGAACACCCTTTTCGATGGACTGCTCCAAAGATAGCATTAGTAGAACTTGGATATTCTATTTATGCTGCGTGTGTCTTGAATAATGGTAAAGCAGATATTAAAGAGATTATGACTTATTTAGAAGCATCTTTCAAAGTTGATTTAGGGGATTACTATCGGACTTATATAACAATAAAAGACCGGAAGAAAGACCGGACTTCATTTCTTAGTAACCTAATAAAGTGTTTGCTGAAGAAAATGGATGAAGACGACAACTTATAA
- a CDS encoding permease: MNTLLDTLQYFVFITIELIALFLLISAAVEIILMYIPEETIRKKLSGSGIMGNVIAAGFGALTPFCACSTIPMTVGFLNAGVPFGSTMSFLIASPLLNPIIIGMLGALVGFKAMVFYFVIAFICSVAFGYVLEKIGAQKYVKNVRVKPSCCSGSEQPKNKRLLPFRQKIKIAFINAWGSLRPIMIYLLIGVALGAGIYGYMPQDFVLKIAGADNPLAIPVAAVLGIPLYIRAETAIPIGIALMGKGMSIGAVIALVIGGAGMAIPEMSMLASIFKKKLVGMIVAVIFLTAVIAGYVFNLFL; the protein is encoded by the coding sequence ATGAATACTTTATTAGACACATTACAATACTTCGTATTTATTACGATTGAGTTGATAGCCTTATTTCTGTTAATCAGCGCAGCCGTAGAAATTATACTGATGTATATCCCGGAAGAAACGATTCGGAAAAAGCTATCAGGTTCGGGTATTATGGGCAATGTCATAGCTGCCGGATTTGGGGCATTAACCCCTTTCTGCGCTTGCTCTACCATTCCTATGACAGTAGGTTTTCTAAATGCAGGAGTTCCATTTGGTTCTACAATGTCCTTTCTGATAGCTTCTCCATTACTCAATCCTATCATTATAGGTATGTTGGGAGCTTTGGTAGGATTTAAGGCAATGGTTTTCTATTTTGTCATCGCTTTTATCTGTTCCGTTGCATTTGGATATGTTCTCGAAAAAATAGGCGCACAAAAGTATGTGAAAAATGTTCGGGTGAAACCCAGTTGTTGTTCAGGCAGCGAACAGCCTAAAAACAAAAGGTTGCTTCCTTTCCGCCAAAAAATAAAGATTGCTTTTATAAATGCGTGGGGGAGCCTTAGACCTATTATGATATATTTACTGATAGGTGTTGCTCTCGGTGCTGGCATTTATGGCTATATGCCGCAAGATTTTGTGTTGAAAATAGCAGGTGCAGACAATCCTCTCGCTATACCTGTGGCTGCCGTATTGGGTATTCCTCTGTATATCCGTGCAGAAACAGCTATCCCCATCGGCATAGCATTGATGGGCAAAGGTATGAGCATCGGGGCGGTTATTGCCCTCGTTATCGGTGGTGCAGGAATGGCTATTCCCGAAATGAGTATGCTTGCCAGTATATTCAAGAAAAAACTGGTAGGCATGATAGTGGCGGTTATCTTTTTAACGGCAGTTATCGCAGGTTATGTATTTAACCTGTTTTTATAA
- the arsB gene encoding ACR3 family arsenite efflux transporter produces the protein MEKKQGIGFFERYLTIWVALCIVIGIAIGQYLPAIPQTLSKFEYANVSIPVAILIWLMIYPMMLKVDFQSIKNVGKRPKGIVITCVTNWVIKPFTMFGIAYLFFYVIFKSLIPAGLAEEYLAGAVLLGAAPCTAMVFVWSHLTKGDAAYTLVQVAVNDLIILVAFAPIVAFLLGVGGVSIPWDTLILSVVLFVVIPLSAGIVTRVTVIRRKGIDYFNTVFVRKFDNYTVGGLLLTLIILFSFQGETILNNPLHIVLIAVPLVLQTVLIFFVAYGWAKWWKLPHNVAAPAGMIGASNFFELAVAVAISLFGLQSGAALATVVGVLVEVPVMLMLVKIANNTRSWFPKVK, from the coding sequence ATGGAAAAGAAACAAGGAATTGGATTTTTTGAAAGATACCTGACTATTTGGGTAGCCTTGTGTATCGTTATCGGGATAGCCATCGGACAATATCTTCCGGCAATACCGCAAACATTGAGCAAATTTGAATATGCCAACGTGTCTATACCTGTGGCTATCCTGATTTGGTTAATGATATATCCCATGATGCTGAAAGTAGATTTTCAGAGCATCAAGAACGTAGGCAAACGTCCGAAAGGGATTGTCATTACTTGTGTGACGAACTGGGTAATAAAGCCATTCACCATGTTTGGAATAGCTTATCTATTCTTCTACGTTATTTTCAAGTCATTAATCCCTGCCGGATTAGCCGAAGAATATTTAGCTGGGGCAGTTCTGTTAGGTGCTGCACCCTGTACGGCGATGGTGTTTGTATGGAGTCATTTAACCAAAGGGGATGCAGCTTACACATTGGTGCAAGTGGCAGTCAATGATTTAATAATATTGGTTGCTTTCGCTCCTATCGTTGCGTTTTTGTTGGGTGTCGGTGGCGTTTCTATCCCGTGGGACACGCTTATACTCTCGGTCGTACTGTTTGTTGTCATTCCACTTTCTGCCGGAATAGTAACCCGTGTAACGGTTATCCGGCGAAAAGGAATAGACTATTTCAATACCGTCTTTGTCCGCAAGTTCGATAACTATACGGTTGGCGGATTGCTATTAACGCTTATCATCCTGTTTTCGTTTCAGGGGGAAACGATACTGAACAATCCGTTACATATTGTCTTGATTGCCGTCCCGCTTGTCCTGCAAACGGTTCTGATATTCTTTGTTGCCTACGGTTGGGCAAAGTGGTGGAAGTTACCCCACAATGTCGCCGCACCTGCCGGAATGATTGGTGCGAGTAACTTCTTTGAGTTGGCGGTGGCGGTGGCTATTTCTCTTTTCGGCTTACAGTCCGGTGCTGCACTGGCTACCGTAGTAGGCGTATTGGTTGAAGTTCCAGTAATGCTTATGTTAGTAAAAATAGCCAATAATACAAGAAGTTGGTTTCCTAAAGTAAAATAA
- a CDS encoding arsenate reductase ArsC → MKILILCTGNSCRSQMAHGFLQSFDKNMDVFSAGTKPAEKVNPMAVKVMSETGIDLTNHTPKNVSLYLGHEWDYVITVCGGANESCPMFTGKVKNRLHIGFDDPSEATGTPEFINSEFLRVRDEIRMRFYDFYLQELKPQLK, encoded by the coding sequence ATGAAGATTTTAATCCTTTGCACTGGTAACAGTTGCCGTAGCCAAATGGCACACGGTTTCTTACAGTCATTCGATAAAAACATGGATGTCTTTTCAGCAGGAACAAAACCTGCTGAAAAGGTTAATCCGATGGCGGTAAAAGTTATGTCTGAAACAGGAATAGACCTTACCAACCATACCCCTAAAAACGTTAGCCTGTATTTAGGGCACGAATGGGACTATGTGATAACGGTATGTGGCGGCGCAAATGAAAGCTGCCCTATGTTTACAGGCAAGGTAAAAAACAGATTGCACATTGGATTTGACGACCCATCAGAAGCGACCGGGACACCGGAGTTTATAAATAGTGAATTTCTTCGGGTACGGGATGAAATAAGAATGCGTTTCTATGATTTTTACCTGCAAGAATTAAAACCGCAATTAAAATAA